A region of Porites lutea chromosome 13, jaPorLute2.1, whole genome shotgun sequence DNA encodes the following proteins:
- the LOC140923086 gene encoding gamma-aminobutyric acid receptor subunit rho-2-like produces MEYTVFGYLRHYWTDKRFAGKSNKTIRLQGSTIEHVWTPDTYVSNSRESNMRVKDSESQSVVEIYPNGGVFYSKGVKIVASCDMKLENFPMDTQKCMLIFGSYGHNTEGLIYKWKGDTVSVEKKSIAQFDVKRVQLTSYNVTYISGTFSILRVTFTFKRRIGYYVIQVFFPDILVVTISWIIFWLDQDDMGGRVGLGITTLLTIMFLLGSVNMSLPHVSYPKAIDWYLIGSFLFVFLVLMECILVYILRPRKPQRKNSNQKKVNGLEIDSINNLQDLPGMENIPLKQRDQHDLSNGEPVQSGVDDEMTGEAPTTTQKGFESSASCDCGKTVDRASRFLFPFVFVVFNVFYWWHFLI; encoded by the exons ATG GAGTACACAGTGTTTGGCTACCTTCGCCATTACTGGACTGACAAGCGATTTGCTGGCAAATCCAATAAAACCATTCGTCTGCAAGGTTCGACTATTGAGCACGTGTGGACTCCTGACACCTACGTCAGCAATTCAAGAGAATCAAATATGCGAGTGAAGGATTCTGAATCACAAAGCGTGGTCGAAATATATCCAAATGGAGGGGTTTTCTATTCAAAAGG gGTCAAGATTGTTGCCTCTTGTGACATGAAACTGGAAAATTTTCCGATGGACACTCAAAAATGCATGCTGATATTTGGAAGCT ATGGCCACAACACTGAAGGCTTGATCTACAAATGGAAGGGCGATACTGTGAGTGTTGAAAAGAAAAGCATCGCCCAATTTGACGTGAAGAGGGTGCAGCTAACCTCGTACAACGTGACTTACATTAGCG GGACATTCAGCATTCTTCGCGTCACTTTCACCTTTAAAAGACGAATTGGTTATTACGTCATCCAAGTCTTCTTCCCAGACATCCTTGTGGTTACAATAAGTTGGATAATCTTTTGGTTAGACCAAGATGACATGGGTGGCCGAGTTGGCCTTGGAATCACAACATTACTAACTATCATGTTTCTGTTGGGCTCTGTAAACATGTCGCTACCCCATGTAAGTTATCCCAAGGCCATTGACTGGTACCTTATCGGATCGTTTCTGTTTGTATTCCTTGTTTTGATGGAATGTATCTTAGTGTACATTTTGCGTCCAAGAAAGCCACAACGCAAGAACAGTAATCAAAAAAAGGTCAATGGTTTGGAAATTGATTCCATAAATAATCTTCAG GATCTGCCAGGAATGGAGAATATCCCTCTAAAACAACGTGATCAACATGATCTTAGCAATGGCGAACCAGTACAGAGCGGTGTAGATGATGAGATGACTGGAGAGGCACCGACGACTACTCAGAAAGGTTTTGAAAGTAGTGCATCATGTGATTGTGGAAAAACTGTTGATCGCGCGTCGCGGTTCTTGTTCCCATTTGTTTTTGTCGTGTTTAACGTCTTTTATTGGTGGCATTTTTTGATCTAA